Proteins encoded in a region of the Acidimicrobiales bacterium genome:
- the ispD gene encoding 2-C-methyl-D-erythritol 4-phosphate cytidylyltransferase, with product MDERGTRAEAWAIVVAAGSATRFGRLKQFESLAGRRVIDWSLDAARAVTAGVVLVVPDRALTEARGADVVVTGGSTRAASVRAGLDAVPADAEVIVVHDAARPLAGADLFRAVVEALAPGVDAAVPGVPIAETVKQVADGRVVSTLDRSELVAVQTPQAFRAAGLRSAHRTGGEATDDAALVEAAGGTVAVVPGDPRNIKLTEVSDLVVLEALLRP from the coding sequence GTGGATGAGCGGGGGACGAGGGCTGAGGCCTGGGCGATCGTCGTGGCGGCGGGAAGCGCGACCCGTTTCGGACGGCTCAAGCAGTTCGAGTCGTTGGCCGGGCGTCGGGTGATCGACTGGTCGCTGGACGCGGCCCGCGCGGTCACCGCGGGCGTCGTGCTCGTCGTCCCTGATCGGGCTCTGACGGAAGCCCGCGGGGCCGATGTTGTCGTCACCGGTGGTTCGACCCGAGCCGCCTCGGTGCGAGCGGGCCTCGACGCCGTTCCCGCCGACGCCGAGGTGATCGTCGTCCACGACGCCGCCCGCCCTCTGGCGGGAGCCGACCTGTTCAGAGCGGTGGTGGAGGCGCTCGCCCCCGGCGTCGACGCCGCGGTACCCGGCGTTCCGATCGCGGAGACCGTCAAGCAGGTCGCCGACGGCCGGGTCGTCTCCACGCTGGACCGCAGCGAGCTGGTCGCCGTGCAGACTCCGCAGGCCTTCCGGGCAGCCGGGCTGAGGTCGGCCCATCGCACCGGGGGAGAGGCCACCGACGACGCCGCCCTGGTCGAGGCGGCCGGAGGGACGGTCGCGGTCGTGCCGGGCGATCCCCGCAACATCAAGTTGACCGAGGTCTCCGATCTCGTGGTGCTGGAAGCCCTCCTGCGACCATGA
- the ispF gene encoding 2-C-methyl-D-erythritol 2,4-cyclodiphosphate synthase translates to MTGRVGLGFDVHGFSTDPGRPLVLGGVAIEGATGLAGHSDGDVVAHALADAMLGAATMGDIGQHFPDTDPTWSGADSVAILGRVRGMVQDAGWTLVNADCTVVLETPMLAPYRTRLQDRLSGVLGVPVSVKAKRSEGLGSLGRAEGIACLAVMLLEGGER, encoded by the coding sequence ATGACCGGTCGAGTCGGCCTCGGCTTCGACGTCCACGGGTTCAGCACCGACCCTGGTCGCCCGCTCGTGCTCGGCGGCGTCGCCATCGAGGGAGCGACGGGCCTGGCCGGGCACAGCGACGGCGATGTGGTCGCCCACGCGCTCGCCGACGCCATGCTCGGCGCCGCGACCATGGGGGACATCGGCCAGCATTTCCCCGACACCGATCCGACGTGGTCGGGCGCCGACAGCGTGGCGATCCTCGGCCGGGTGAGGGGCATGGTGCAGGACGCAGGATGGACACTCGTGAACGCCGACTGCACGGTCGTGCTCGAGACGCCGATGCTGGCTCCGTACCGCACCAGGCTCCAGGACCGACTGAGCGGGGTCCTCGGCGTGCCGGTGAGCGTCAAGGCCAAGCGATCGGAAGGCCTCGGGTCCCTGGGGCGGGCCGAGGGGATCGCCTGTCTGGCAGTGATGCTCCTGGAAGGCGGCGAACGATGA
- the rlmB gene encoding 23S rRNA (guanosine(2251)-2'-O)-methyltransferase RlmB, with translation MTGRPRPPGGSRRPHRGQAPKGAAAGRRATERRPPGARDTARRQPRGLGGEQIEGRRAVRELLAAGRRRTRDVWLAEGMDDSPLLAEIRLLAAERGVPLRTVDRSRLDAESRTEVPQGVLAHAEALPEVDLDAMSRRSAGGPSPFLVVLDGVTDPHNLGALLRTAEGAGSTGAVLGRHGAAHITPTVAKAAAGAIERLPMAMIPSVPAGLAELARHGVWTVGLDSKAETSLFGLALADQPLALVLGSEGRGLARLTRQRCDLVVAIPSVGTLASLNVAAAGAVACFEVARQRLALSY, from the coding sequence ATGACGGGTCGGCCGCGACCCCCCGGTGGGTCTCGACGACCGCATCGCGGGCAGGCCCCGAAGGGAGCGGCTGCCGGGCGCCGAGCCACCGAGCGGCGGCCGCCGGGAGCCCGGGACACGGCCCGGCGCCAGCCCCGCGGCCTGGGCGGCGAGCAGATAGAGGGCCGCCGGGCGGTACGCGAGCTGCTGGCCGCCGGGCGAAGGCGGACGCGGGACGTGTGGCTGGCCGAGGGAATGGACGACTCCCCGCTCCTCGCCGAGATCCGCCTCCTGGCCGCGGAGCGCGGCGTGCCCCTGCGGACGGTGGACAGGTCCCGTCTCGACGCCGAGTCCCGGACGGAGGTGCCGCAAGGGGTGCTGGCCCACGCCGAGGCCCTGCCGGAGGTCGACCTCGACGCCATGTCTCGGCGCTCGGCTGGGGGCCCCAGCCCCTTCCTCGTCGTCCTTGACGGGGTCACCGATCCTCACAACCTCGGCGCCCTGTTGCGCACGGCCGAGGGGGCGGGAAGCACGGGCGCGGTGCTGGGCCGCCACGGCGCCGCTCACATCACCCCCACGGTGGCCAAGGCCGCGGCCGGGGCGATCGAGCGGCTCCCGATGGCCATGATCCCGAGCGTCCCGGCCGGCCTGGCCGAGCTGGCGCGCCACGGGGTCTGGACGGTGGGCCTCGACAGCAAGGCGGAGACCTCGCTGTTCGGCCTGGCCCTGGCGGACCAGCCGCTGGCCCTGGTGCTGGGATCCGAGGGCCGGGGCCTGGCCCGGCTCACCCGCCAGCGCTGCGATCTGGTCGTGGCCATCCCGAGCGTCGGGACCCTCGCCTCTCTGAATGTCGCCGCCGCCGGCGCCGTGGCCTGCTTCGAAGTGGCCCGGCAGCGCCTGGCCCTGTCGTACTAG
- a CDS encoding Crp/Fnr family transcriptional regulator, translating to MHQGELLARSELFRGLGPPALDQVVDATRAVSLQRNDVVFAQDAPAEELFIVRSGRIAIAQRSPDGRQTMVALMEREDLFGDMPLFDGRPRSAEARALEPSHLVGVPYGPIRDVLARQPELLWSVVSMLAGRLRATNAALADSVFLDVPGRTAKRLLELAGPADEFVLPVTQEELAGLVGASRERVNKALAAFLRLGWLQQADRHYRIVDREQMTRRAT from the coding sequence ATGCACCAAGGCGAGTTGCTGGCCAGATCGGAGCTGTTCAGGGGACTGGGTCCCCCCGCCCTCGACCAGGTGGTAGATGCGACGCGGGCGGTCTCGCTCCAGCGCAATGACGTGGTGTTCGCTCAGGACGCCCCGGCCGAGGAGCTGTTCATCGTCCGGTCCGGACGGATCGCCATCGCGCAGCGCTCGCCCGATGGACGCCAGACCATGGTCGCCCTCATGGAGCGGGAGGATCTGTTCGGGGACATGCCCCTGTTCGACGGCCGGCCCCGCTCGGCCGAGGCCAGGGCCCTCGAGCCCTCCCACCTCGTCGGCGTGCCGTACGGGCCGATCAGGGATGTCCTGGCCCGGCAGCCGGAGCTGCTGTGGTCGGTGGTCTCCATGCTGGCCGGCCGACTGCGGGCCACCAACGCCGCGCTGGCCGACAGCGTCTTCCTCGACGTCCCCGGCCGAACGGCCAAGCGGCTCCTCGAGCTGGCCGGCCCGGCCGACGAGTTCGTCCTCCCCGTCACCCAGGAGGAGCTCGCCGGCCTCGTCGGCGCGTCACGCGAACGCGTCAACAAGGCGCTGGCGGCCTTCCTGCGGCTCGGGTGGTTGCAGCAGGCCGATCGCCACTATCGGATCGTCGACCGCGAGCAGATGACCCGCAGGGCGACCTGA
- a CDS encoding zinc-dependent metalloprotease: MSTPSPFGGGNFFENLLGDLLKMLATQGPVHWELARQVAQGVASGGQPEANVEPLERIRLEELVRVADLHVADATGLSTTVSGRVVSIQPVTRSEWAWHTLEAWRPLLDSLARSLSGAPEEPGPGGRPEDTPGPGGRPEDTPGPGDQGGSAGLGGLGGLEGLGGLGGLSGLGGPGGPGGPEDPHPMPGWDPDPDQDPSGFLGQLGQVMGPTLLGLQFGAMVGHLAERAMGQYDLPIPRPASDQLMMVPASIAAFASDWSLPLDDVRLWVCLSEVTHHAILGRPHVRARLQELLEGYAAGFQHDPSALEDRLADIDPTNPNSLQQALGDPTALLGELQTPAQRQLLSQLEALTAAIEGYVDHVMDSVGHRLISSYGSLTEALRRRRVERGEADRFVERLFGLELGQAQFDRGAAFVKGVIERGGEQALSQLWTSARNLPTPAEVEAPGLWLERISIPTDDA, from the coding sequence GTGAGCACACCCTCGCCCTTCGGCGGCGGCAACTTCTTCGAGAACCTCCTCGGCGATCTGCTCAAGATGCTCGCGACACAGGGTCCGGTGCACTGGGAGCTGGCCCGCCAGGTCGCCCAGGGTGTCGCCAGTGGAGGCCAGCCCGAGGCCAACGTCGAGCCGCTCGAGCGGATACGCCTCGAAGAGCTGGTCAGGGTGGCGGACCTCCACGTAGCCGACGCCACCGGGCTCTCGACGACCGTGAGCGGCAGGGTGGTGAGCATCCAGCCGGTGACGCGATCCGAGTGGGCCTGGCACACGCTCGAGGCGTGGCGCCCCCTGCTGGACTCGTTGGCCCGCTCCCTATCGGGCGCGCCGGAGGAGCCCGGCCCTGGCGGCCGGCCCGAGGACACACCCGGCCCTGGCGGCCGGCCCGAGGACACACCCGGCCCAGGAGACCAGGGGGGATCGGCAGGCCTGGGCGGACTGGGAGGCCTGGAAGGACTGGGTGGACTGGGCGGACTGAGTGGACTGGGCGGCCCCGGCGGACCGGGCGGGCCGGAGGACCCCCACCCGATGCCCGGTTGGGATCCCGACCCCGACCAGGACCCGTCGGGGTTCCTCGGCCAGCTGGGTCAGGTCATGGGGCCCACGCTCCTCGGCCTCCAGTTCGGCGCCATGGTCGGCCATCTGGCCGAGCGGGCCATGGGTCAGTACGACCTTCCCATCCCCCGCCCTGCTTCCGACCAGCTCATGATGGTGCCGGCGAGCATCGCCGCCTTCGCCAGCGACTGGAGCCTCCCCCTGGACGATGTCCGGCTCTGGGTGTGCCTCAGCGAGGTGACCCACCACGCCATCCTGGGTCGGCCCCACGTCCGGGCCCGGCTGCAGGAGCTTCTCGAGGGCTACGCCGCCGGCTTCCAGCACGACCCCAGCGCCCTCGAGGATCGACTGGCGGACATCGACCCCACCAACCCCAACTCCCTGCAGCAGGCACTGGGCGACCCGACGGCGCTCCTGGGCGAGCTGCAGACACCCGCCCAGCGCCAGTTGCTGAGCCAGCTCGAGGCGCTGACGGCCGCCATCGAGGGCTACGTCGACCACGTCATGGACAGCGTTGGTCATCGGCTCATCAGCTCGTACGGGTCACTCACGGAGGCACTCCGGCGGCGGCGGGTCGAGCGGGGCGAGGCCGACCGCTTCGTCGAGCGCCTGTTCGGTCTGGAGCTCGGCCAGGCACAGTTCGACCGGGGTGCCGCCTTCGTGAAGGGTGTGATCGAGAGGGGCGGTGAGCAGGCCCTGTCCCAGCTCTGGACCTCAGCCCGCAACCTCCCGACCCCCGCCGAGGTGGAGGCCCCGGGCCTCTGGCTCGAGCGCATCAGCATCCCTACCGACGACGCCTGA
- the radA gene encoding DNA repair protein RadA, whose amino-acid sequence MARDRRVHRCTECDSVSARWSGRCPSCDAWNSLVEETLPADKGRRAVTGAPSAEPARPIADVELAGAAPMPTGLAELDRVMAGGVVPGSVTLVGGEPGIGKSTLLLQAVAAMAAAGAKALLVSAEESAQQVRLRAERLGALLPGLWLLSDTSLPNVLQAIGDLRPDVVVVDSIQTVLDPELGSTAGTVTQVRECASQLLQAAKSTAVATLLVGHVTKEGTLAGPRVLEHVVDTVLSFEGERHHALRLLRATKHRFGPTGELGLFEMAEAGLAGIADPSQLLLGDRQTGVPGGVVLPTMEGHRPLLVELQALVAPTKLPMPRRSAQGLDSGRMALQLAVLEQRVGLLLTGADVYASVTGGVRVTEPAADLALGLALASAVSGRALPPDLVVCGEVGLGGEVRQVAQLPRRLAEAVRLGFRRAVVPASGPRGPAGMEIVRVATLAEAVKLLLAEPTVETAAAGGGPRGTAPVGLVG is encoded by the coding sequence ATGGCCCGTGATCGCAGAGTCCATCGCTGCACCGAGTGCGACAGCGTCTCGGCGCGGTGGAGCGGGCGATGTCCGTCGTGCGACGCATGGAACTCGTTGGTCGAGGAGACGCTGCCGGCCGACAAGGGACGTCGTGCCGTGACCGGCGCGCCATCGGCGGAGCCCGCTCGCCCGATAGCCGATGTCGAGTTGGCCGGGGCGGCGCCGATGCCGACGGGACTGGCCGAGCTGGACCGGGTGATGGCTGGTGGGGTGGTGCCCGGCTCGGTGACGCTGGTGGGCGGGGAGCCGGGGATCGGCAAGTCGACGCTCCTGCTGCAGGCGGTGGCGGCGATGGCCGCGGCGGGGGCGAAGGCCCTGCTGGTCTCGGCCGAGGAATCTGCCCAGCAGGTCCGTCTGCGGGCCGAGCGTCTCGGCGCCCTCCTGCCCGGGCTGTGGCTGCTCTCGGACACCTCGCTCCCCAACGTGCTGCAGGCGATCGGTGACCTGCGCCCCGATGTCGTTGTCGTCGACTCCATCCAGACAGTGCTCGACCCCGAGCTCGGATCGACGGCGGGCACGGTCACCCAGGTCCGGGAGTGCGCGTCGCAGCTGCTGCAGGCGGCCAAGTCGACGGCCGTGGCGACCCTCCTGGTGGGCCACGTGACCAAGGAAGGCACGCTGGCCGGACCTCGGGTGCTCGAGCACGTCGTCGACACCGTGCTGTCCTTCGAGGGCGAGCGCCACCACGCCCTCAGGCTGCTGCGGGCGACCAAGCACCGCTTCGGTCCCACCGGGGAGCTCGGGCTGTTCGAGATGGCCGAGGCCGGCCTGGCGGGCATCGCCGACCCCAGCCAGTTGCTGCTGGGAGACCGACAGACCGGTGTCCCGGGCGGAGTGGTGCTTCCGACCATGGAGGGCCATCGTCCGCTGCTGGTCGAGCTCCAGGCCCTGGTGGCCCCCACCAAGCTGCCGATGCCCCGTCGCTCGGCGCAGGGCCTGGACAGCGGGCGCATGGCGTTGCAGCTCGCCGTCCTCGAGCAGCGCGTCGGGCTGCTGCTCACCGGGGCGGACGTGTACGCCTCGGTCACCGGTGGGGTGCGGGTGACCGAGCCCGCCGCCGATCTCGCCCTGGGGCTGGCGCTGGCCTCGGCGGTGAGCGGTCGGGCGCTGCCGCCGGATCTCGTGGTGTGCGGCGAAGTCGGCCTCGGCGGCGAGGTCCGTCAGGTGGCGCAGCTGCCGCGACGCCTGGCCGAGGCCGTGCGCCTGGGATTCCGCCGGGCCGTGGTGCCCGCGTCGGGGCCGCGAGGACCCGCCGGGATGGAGATAGTCCGGGTGGCCACCCTGGCCGAGGCGGTCAAGCTCCTGTTGGCCGAGCCGACGGTGGAGACAGCGGCAGCCGGAGGCGGGCCCAGGGGCACGGCCCCAGTGGGCCTGGTGGGGTAA
- the disA gene encoding DNA integrity scanning diadenylate cyclase DisA, protein MLARRSVAMIDALAVVAPGRPLREGLDRILQANMGALIIVGDGPAVLSICSGGFLVDAGFTPQRLSELAKMDGAIILSPDASRIARANVHLVPNPNVPTTETGTRHRTAERVARSIDVPVISVSEDMSIIAVYRHDLKHPLQPIPQLINRANQALQTLERYKNRLDTVSSSLSTLEVEDLVTVRDVASVLQRAEMVRRIAEEVHGYLVELGDDGRLLLLALDELMGGVDDDRRLVVKDYLGEQRPRGLDQAMEELAGLPSEDLMDVKNVARILRIAPEVELDASLEPRGFRLLSKIPRLPDSVIDRIVAHFATLQKTMRATVEDLDEVGGVGGARARAVKDGLSRLAETSILDRYS, encoded by the coding sequence GTGCTGGCCCGGCGTAGCGTGGCCATGATCGATGCCTTGGCGGTGGTGGCCCCTGGACGTCCGCTCCGTGAGGGTCTGGATCGCATCCTCCAGGCCAACATGGGGGCGCTGATCATCGTGGGGGACGGCCCCGCGGTGCTCTCCATCTGCTCCGGCGGCTTCCTCGTGGACGCCGGGTTCACGCCGCAGCGACTGTCGGAGCTGGCCAAGATGGACGGTGCGATCATCCTGTCGCCCGACGCCAGCCGCATCGCCAGGGCCAACGTGCACCTCGTTCCCAACCCGAACGTGCCGACCACCGAGACGGGGACGCGTCACCGCACGGCCGAGCGGGTGGCGCGGTCGATCGATGTGCCGGTTATCTCGGTGTCGGAGGACATGTCGATCATCGCTGTCTACCGACATGACCTGAAGCACCCGCTGCAGCCGATCCCCCAGCTCATCAACCGGGCCAACCAGGCCCTGCAGACCCTGGAGCGCTACAAGAACCGGCTCGACACGGTCAGCAGCTCCCTTTCCACCCTCGAGGTCGAGGACCTCGTCACCGTGCGCGACGTCGCCAGCGTGCTGCAGCGGGCGGAGATGGTTCGCCGCATCGCCGAGGAGGTGCACGGGTACCTGGTGGAGCTGGGCGATGACGGGCGTCTGCTCCTCCTTGCCCTCGACGAGCTGATGGGCGGGGTCGACGACGATCGCCGTCTGGTGGTGAAGGACTACCTGGGCGAGCAGCGCCCTCGAGGCCTCGACCAAGCCATGGAGGAGCTGGCCGGCCTGCCCAGCGAGGACCTCATGGACGTGAAGAACGTCGCCCGCATCCTTCGGATCGCGCCCGAGGTCGAGCTCGACGCCAGCCTCGAGCCCCGCGGCTTCCGGCTGCTGTCGAAGATCCCCCGCCTGCCCGACAGCGTGATCGATCGCATCGTGGCCCACTTCGCGACGCTTCAGAAGACCATGCGGGCCACGGTCGAGGACCTCGACGAGGTCGGCGGGGTCGGCGGGGCCCGGGCCCGGGCCGTGAAGGACGGCCTCTCCCGGTTGGCCGAGACCAGCATCCTCGACCGCTACAGCTGA
- a CDS encoding S1C family serine protease yields MILTVARLLAGAMGISVITSSGQQEAASVVGEDADDGVAVLRVGHQLPSLSLAPSSVPTTGQIAIAVGATDPAGSPPAVTIGTIRGVNRQVRVNDGPPLLDAIDTDAPAGPTPGGALLDQSGRVVGITTEATDDGGGAHWLAASATVVDDAADQLVTTGKVVHAWLGVSADDHEPSTSTGGSTPPGVQVLAVQSNSPAASAGLEPQDIIDSVDGQPVPSILDLQGALRLHRPGASVTLDVVRNGGHWPMHATLGSAAA; encoded by the coding sequence ATGATCCTCACCGTGGCCCGACTGCTCGCCGGGGCAATGGGCATCAGCGTGATCACGTCCAGCGGCCAGCAGGAGGCGGCCTCGGTCGTGGGCGAGGACGCCGACGATGGCGTCGCCGTCCTCCGGGTGGGTCATCAGCTGCCCAGCCTGAGCCTGGCCCCGAGCTCGGTGCCGACCACCGGCCAGATCGCCATCGCCGTTGGCGCCACGGACCCGGCGGGCTCACCTCCCGCAGTCACCATCGGCACCATCCGAGGAGTCAACCGGCAGGTGCGGGTGAACGACGGACCGCCGCTGCTGGACGCCATCGATACCGACGCCCCGGCAGGACCGACGCCAGGCGGCGCGCTGCTCGATCAGTCCGGGAGGGTCGTTGGCATCACCACCGAGGCCACTGACGACGGTGGCGGCGCGCACTGGCTGGCGGCATCGGCCACAGTCGTCGACGACGCCGCGGACCAGCTGGTCACGACGGGCAAGGTCGTGCACGCGTGGCTCGGCGTCTCCGCCGATGACCACGAGCCATCGACATCGACCGGTGGGAGCACGCCTCCGGGCGTCCAGGTCCTGGCTGTGCAGAGCAACAGCCCGGCTGCCTCGGCCGGGTTGGAGCCGCAGGACATCATCGACTCGGTGGACGGTCAGCCGGTGCCGTCGATACTCGACCTGCAGGGTGCGCTGCGGCTCCATCGACCGGGGGCGTCGGTCACGCTCGACGTGGTGCGCAACGGCGGGCACTGGCCGATGCACGCGACGCTCGGCTCAGCGGCGGCGTAG
- a CDS encoding universal stress protein: protein MYERILVGTDGSRTAAKAVDRAVELAGATGAKLTVLTVGAETKSLLTAESEVARHRGSGVAIEAMAIDGDPAAVLLDEAERGRYDLLVMGNRGMTGVSRFLIGSVPNKVSHHATSTILIVRTT, encoded by the coding sequence GTGTACGAACGGATACTCGTCGGAACCGATGGCTCGCGCACCGCGGCGAAGGCCGTCGACCGGGCCGTGGAGCTCGCCGGGGCCACCGGCGCCAAGCTCACCGTGCTGACCGTGGGCGCCGAGACCAAGTCGCTGCTCACCGCTGAGTCCGAGGTCGCCCGCCACCGAGGGAGTGGCGTGGCCATCGAGGCCATGGCGATCGACGGCGATCCGGCGGCCGTGCTGCTGGACGAGGCCGAGCGAGGCCGCTACGACCTCCTGGTGATGGGCAACAGGGGGATGACGGGGGTGAGCCGGTTCCTGATCGGATCGGTCCCCAACAAGGTGAGCCACCACGCCACCTCGACCATCCTGATCGTCCGCACCACCTGA
- the sigH gene encoding RNA polymerase sporulation sigma factor SigH, protein MSLRIDWRPDLDCPDDELVARFHGGDGCALDVLLQRYRRFARAKARTYFLVGADADDIEQEGLIGLYKAARDFRPDRQSSFRAFAELCITRQVITAIKTATRHKHQPLNQYVSISATRPDDEPNDRLVEKLLGSDHGTDPAEQAISRERMEDMRRSMAEMLSVLEVDVLRLYVEGKSYQEISERLGRHVKSIDNALQRIKRKVDLHLQERAAEDSLVDA, encoded by the coding sequence ATGTCGCTTCGAATCGACTGGCGTCCGGACCTCGACTGCCCTGACGACGAGCTCGTGGCCCGATTCCACGGCGGAGACGGCTGTGCCCTCGACGTCCTCCTCCAGCGCTACCGGCGCTTCGCCCGGGCCAAGGCGCGCACGTACTTCCTGGTCGGCGCCGACGCCGATGACATCGAGCAGGAGGGGTTGATCGGGCTGTACAAGGCGGCCAGGGACTTCCGTCCCGATCGGCAGTCCTCCTTCCGGGCCTTCGCCGAGCTGTGCATCACCCGCCAGGTGATCACCGCCATCAAGACAGCGACCCGCCACAAGCACCAGCCCCTCAACCAGTACGTGTCGATCTCGGCCACGCGGCCCGACGACGAGCCCAACGACCGCCTGGTGGAGAAGCTGCTCGGGTCCGACCACGGCACCGACCCGGCCGAGCAGGCGATCTCGCGCGAGCGCATGGAGGACATGCGCAGGTCCATGGCCGAGATGCTGTCGGTCCTGGAAGTCGACGTGCTCCGCCTATATGTCGAGGGAAAGTCCTACCAGGAGATCAGCGAGCGGCTCGGACGCCACGTCAAGTCGATCGACAACGCCCTCCAGCGCATCAAGCGCAAGGTCGATCTCCATCTCCAGGAGCGGGCCGCCGAGGATTCCCTCGTCGACGCCTAG
- a CDS encoding CarD family transcriptional regulator produces the protein MSFDVGDKVVYPHHGAAVIEKREKKDVFGENREYLVLRLAYGDLTLMVPADNTDEVGLREVINDEEVEEVFAVLRKKEARMPTNWSRRYKNHVEKLKSGDIYQVAEVVRNLSIRDKDKGLSAGEKRMLTRARQILVSELTFAIGVSEEEAEEKLNEALP, from the coding sequence ATGTCGTTCGACGTCGGTGACAAAGTCGTCTACCCCCACCACGGCGCCGCCGTGATCGAAAAGCGCGAGAAAAAGGACGTTTTCGGCGAGAACCGCGAGTACCTGGTGCTCCGCCTTGCCTACGGGGACCTGACCCTCATGGTCCCGGCCGACAACACCGACGAGGTCGGTCTCCGAGAGGTGATCAACGACGAGGAGGTCGAGGAGGTGTTCGCCGTCCTTCGCAAGAAGGAGGCCCGGATGCCGACAAACTGGTCTCGTCGGTACAAGAACCACGTCGAGAAGCTCAAGTCCGGCGACATCTACCAAGTGGCCGAGGTCGTCCGGAACCTGTCCATCCGCGACAAGGACAAGGGCCTGTCGGCGGGCGAGAAGCGCATGCTCACTCGCGCCCGCCAGATCCTGGTCTCCGAGCTCACCTTCGCCATCGGCGTGAGCGAAGAAGAGGCGGAGGAGAAGTTGAACGAGGCGCTGCCCTAG